From a region of the Lactuca sativa cultivar Salinas chromosome 4, Lsat_Salinas_v11, whole genome shotgun sequence genome:
- the LOC111902644 gene encoding uncharacterized protein LOC111902644 isoform X1: MVTQLSPRAAESYQNSPSSSQTLFPDRTCCFCLPYRWRKVPSSEEEDDYNKSNGTLWSRGIAALMKVREWSEIVAGPRWKTFIRRFNHNKSFGKQSSKFQYDPFSYALNFDQGPLQNGDPEAENEYMIRNFSSRYVLPPPSTIPVIGKTPVDMRLWWFAPLGHQQTLVEGFFLALNRCRFLGWIDPPMCARFMLIIPRLLRNINNANYQVAKLKMCLFASCLLFVVAWVFFI, translated from the exons ATGGTGACTCAGTTATCTCCTAGAGCCGCTGAATCTTACCAAAACTCCCCATCCTCCTCACAAACACTCTTCCCCGATCGAACTTGTTGTTTCTGCCTACCCTACCGGTGGCGGAAAGTTCCGTCTTCGGAGGAGGAGGACGATTACAATAAATCGAACGGAACCCTGTGGTCACGAGGAATCGCCGCCTTGATGAAGGTTCGTGAGTGGTCGGAGATCGTTGCCGGTCCACGGTGGAAGACGTTCATACGGCGGTTCAATCACAACAAGAGCTTCGGTAAACAATCTTCCAAGTTCCAGTATGATCCGTTTAGTTACGCGCTTAATTTCGACCAAGGACCATTGCAAAACGGAGATCCGGAGGCGGAGAACGAGTACATGATCCGTAATTTCTCATCACGTTACGTGTTGCCGCCGCCGTCGACGATTCCGGTTATTGGCAAAACGCCGGTGGATATGC GGTTGTGGTGGTTCGCACCTCTTGGACATCAACAAACCCTAGTCGAAGGTTTCTTTCTTGCCCTCAACAG ATGCAGATTCTTGGGATGGATTGATCCTCCAATGTGTGCAAGATTTATGCTGATAATACCCAGATTATTGAGAAATATCAACAATGCAAACTATCAAGTGGCAAAACTGAAGATGTGTTTGTTTGCAAGTTGCTTACTATTTGTGGTGGCTTGGGTGTTTTTTATTTAG
- the LOC111902644 gene encoding uncharacterized protein LOC111902644 isoform X2 has protein sequence MVTQLSPRAAESYQNSPSSSQTLFPDRTCCFCLPYRWRKVPSSEEEDDYNKSNGTLWSRGIAALMKVREWSEIVAGPRWKTFIRRFNHNKSFGKQSSKFQYDPFSYALNFDQGPLQNGDPEAENEYMIRNFSSRYVLPPPSTIPVIGKTPVDMRLWWFAPLGHQQTLVEGFFLALNRVPDADSWDGLILQCVQDLC, from the exons ATGGTGACTCAGTTATCTCCTAGAGCCGCTGAATCTTACCAAAACTCCCCATCCTCCTCACAAACACTCTTCCCCGATCGAACTTGTTGTTTCTGCCTACCCTACCGGTGGCGGAAAGTTCCGTCTTCGGAGGAGGAGGACGATTACAATAAATCGAACGGAACCCTGTGGTCACGAGGAATCGCCGCCTTGATGAAGGTTCGTGAGTGGTCGGAGATCGTTGCCGGTCCACGGTGGAAGACGTTCATACGGCGGTTCAATCACAACAAGAGCTTCGGTAAACAATCTTCCAAGTTCCAGTATGATCCGTTTAGTTACGCGCTTAATTTCGACCAAGGACCATTGCAAAACGGAGATCCGGAGGCGGAGAACGAGTACATGATCCGTAATTTCTCATCACGTTACGTGTTGCCGCCGCCGTCGACGATTCCGGTTATTGGCAAAACGCCGGTGGATATGC GGTTGTGGTGGTTCGCACCTCTTGGACATCAACAAACCCTAGTCGAAGGTTTCTTTCTTGCCCTCAACAG GGTTCCAGATGCAGATTCTTGGGATGGATTGATCCTCCAATGTGTGCAAGATTTATGCTGA
- the LOC111902662 gene encoding uncharacterized protein LOC111902662, whose amino-acid sequence MPGPGPHMMYALATGLALMSVSNGRFSPHHCIVYALNAFFGPDIGSFAEWLTSTVGLGGVFGSSVETYIHDPFFYVLILGVPLSLLYARASRFFISKGYLDSISGIPLTLNQCFLLISAGSLSHFFLDHLFEENGHSTMYTWILSTGWWKGRAPVNPDAVVVIGFLCTCLIIGFIRINRIKAEKSIRKQLINSGKLLIAIASVYCLWCASQIYMVNPPRPAVGEEADLGVILFLAVYFFLPHSLCIMSMNQAERLPL is encoded by the exons ATGCCAGGACCAGGTCCACACATGATGTATGCTCTGGCTACAGGCCTGGCTCTCATGAGCGTCTCTAATGGCAGATTCAGCCCTCATCACTGCATCGTATACGCACTCAACGCCTTTTTCGGCCCTGACATCGGGTCGTTCGCCGAGTGGCTGACGTCCACCGTTGGCTTGGGTGGTGTATTCGGATCCTCCGTCGAAACTTACATTCACGATCCCTTCTTTTACGTTTTGATCCTCGGAGTTCCTCTTTCGTTACTCTACGCTCGTGCTTCACGATTTTTCATCTCCAAGGGTTATCTCGATTCCATCTCAGGG ATCCCCCTTACCTTGAACCAATGTTTCTTGCTCATATCAGCTGGTTCTTTATCCCACTTCTTCTTAGATCACCTGTTTGAG GAAAATGGGCATTCAACCATGTACACTTGGATACTGAGTACTGGTTGGTGGAAAGGCCGTGCTCCTGTTAATCCAGATGCTGTTGTTGTAATTGGATTTCTCTGCACCTGCTTAATAATCGGCTTCATTCGAATCAACAG GATAAAGGCTGAAAAATCTATCAGAAAACAATTGATTAACTCTGGTAAGCTTCTCATAGCGATTGCTAGTGTCTACTGCTTATGGTGTGCGAGCCAAATATACATGGTGAATCCTCCAAGACCAGCAGTTGGTGAAGAAGCAGATCTTGGAGTGATTTTGTTTCTAGCTGTTTACTTCTTCCTTCCACATAGCTTATGCATCATGTCAATGAACCAGGCTGAACGACTCCCTCTTTAG
- the LOC111902675 gene encoding protein phosphatase 2C 51 — MPISFSYHGDVEQPWKYNRHRRLLLHTIDPCSATFNVRLLRHSQRLHHQRLHHQRVHHHHRVHHTSVGYSGKSNDVLARRRTELRRLKVLSNANDSGFENTEKEHSDDLTCHLSVIGRRREMEDAVSIEKRFVDENSKKFDFYGVYDGHGGSYVAYACRERLHKLLAEEMDIGNRNSTEMNWENLMVTSFTKMDEEVNKTDVVDSMGSTAVVAVVSDKEIVVANCGDSRAVLSRGGGAAVPLSVDHKPDRPDELERIELSGGKVIDWNGLRVLGVLATSRSIGDRQLKPYVIAKPEVTVNKRDDADEFMILASDGLWDVISNDLACQVVRKCLDKWTYRRRSLKEYHRRSTNNAAVFLTKMATARGSKDNISVIVVNLKR; from the exons ATGCCTATTTCGTTCTCCTATCACGGAGACGTTGAGCAGCCCTGGAAATACAATCGACATCGACGTCTGCTCCTCCACACAATCGACCCCTGCTCCGCCACATTCAATGTACGCCTGCTCCGCCATTCTCAGCGACTTCATCATCAACGGCTTCATCATCAGCgagttcatcatcatcatcgtgtTCATCACACCAG TGTTGGTTATTCTGGTAAATCAAACGATGTACTTGCTCGTAGGAGAACAGAGCTTCGAAGGTTGAAGGTTTTGTCAAATGCAAATGACTCGGGGTTTGAGAACACCGAGAAAGAACACAGTGACGATTTAACTTGCCATTTGTCGGTGATTGGGCGGAGGAGAGAGATGGAGGATGCTGTGAGTATAGAAAAAAGGTTTGTTGATGAGAACTCAaagaaattcgatttttatgGCGTTTATGATGGTCATGGTGGTTCCTATGTTGCTTATGCTTGTCGTGAGCGGCTACACAAGCTGTTGGCAGAGGAGATGGATATAGGAAACAGAAACTCAACGGAGATGAACTGGGAAAATTTGATGGTGACGAGTTTCACTAAGATGGATGAGGAAGTGAACAAAACTGACGTTGTCGATTCCATGGGCTCCACCGCTGTTGTTGCAGTGGTCAGTGATAAAGAAATAGTGGTTGCCAATTGTGGTGATTCAAGGGCTGTTCTTTCAAGAGGTGGTGGTGCTGCTGTGCCCTTATCGGTTGACCATAAA CCAGATAGACCCGATGAGTTAGAAAGAATCGAACTTTCAGGAGGAAAAGTGATCGACTGGAATGGGCTACGTGTTCTTGGAGTTCTTGCGACTTCCAGATCAATAGGTGATAGACAACTAAAACCATACGTAATTGCAAAACCTGAAGTTACGGTGAACAAAAGAGATGATGCAGATGAATTCATGATCTTAGCTAGTGATGGATTATGGGATGTCATATCTAACGATTTAGCATGTCAAGTTGTGCGAAAATGTCTTGATAAATGGACATATCGAAGGAGATCATTGAAAGAATATCATAGGAGATCGACCAATAATGCAGCAGTGTTCTTAACAAAAATGGCAACGGCTCGTGGAAGCAAAGATAATATAAGCGTTATTGTGGTCAATCTTAAGCGTTAA